TCGCGCGCCATTTCGCGGCCGAGGACGGGCTGCACCTGCTGGCGCTGGACGGCGACGCCCTGCCCGAGCTGCGCTGGGAGCCCTCGCGCGGCGGCGATCTCTTTCCGCATCTCTACCGCGAATTGCGCATGGGCGACGTGCTCTGGAGCCGCCCCCTGCCCCTCGGCCCCGCCGGCCACGACATCGGAGATCTCGCATGACCCCCATCGAGCGGCTGGGCCTTGCCGCACTGCATCGCCTGGACCCGGAACGCGCGCATGATCTCTCGATCCTCGCCCTGCGGCTCGGGCTGGTGCCGCTGCCGGGCAAACCCGTCACCTCGGACCGGCTGCGCACCCGCATCGCCGGGCTCGAGCTGCCGAACCCAGTGGGGCTGGCGGCCGGCTACGACAAGAACGCCCGCGCCCTGCCCGCATTGATGCGCGCGG
This Paracoccus pantotrophus DNA region includes the following protein-coding sequences:
- a CDS encoding DUF952 domain-containing protein gives rise to the protein MPLDGAHHATHEPAMLVYKIFRAAEFQAFQRQGRSAGAPVDLADGYVHLSTAAQLPGTLARHFAAEDGLHLLALDGDALPELRWEPSRGGDLFPHLYRELRMGDVLWSRPLPLGPAGHDIGDLA